The DNA sequence taaattattttttgctgACCTGTCAGCCATTTTATGACAAGGACAATAATTTTCCAACTTGGCGAATTTTTCGCATTGTGCCATTTTTGCAACTCCATTTTTAggtttacttttttttggTCTTTCTTTTGATCCacttttatcatttttacaatttttatttttgttttcaccGTTATACTTACTTATGAACTGTTGATTAGTGCTCGTATTTCCAAAAATCGAGGAAAGTTGctgttttttcaaatatgctttttcctttttataattcctatcctttttgttgtattttttaGGATAGTTCGATGGTAATCGTGTTATCACCGTGAAAGAGTTCGAGGTCCTCCCCCTCTTGTCAGTACAACAACCACCACATCCACCTCCGCGCTCGCAGATATCTCTACAGCTGATACTATTGCTGTTGTTACTGACACGTTCTATGCTTCCTTTCCAGTTTATTTCATTATCGTTGTTCCTTTTGTTCCCTCCTAACAATCCATTGGCATCTTTTGCATAATGATAATTGCTCAGCATCCAGTTATTcccatttattttatccgTTTGAAAAAAGGTTTTCATTATCCCCTTTTTGTTAGTACTCTTCTTCttgttataatatacatgtttataataagaaattcTCCTTTTATTTTCGTTAACATATTGAATTGAAACAAAAGGGTGAGTGGAGTTATCTTCCTTGTGTGCAAGTAGTGGTTTAATATCAGTACTACGTAGAGTGCCGTAATCGTTGGTGGAATTTGCTTTGCTCTTGCTaagaagataaaaaaggGAGTAATATtggtaatagtaatagtaatggtagtagtaatagtaatggtaaaagtaatagtaatggtaatagtaatagtagtagtaatagtaatagtagtagtaatagtagtagtaatagtagtagtaatagtagtagtaatagtagtagtaatagtagtagtaatagtagtagtaatagtagtagtaataacagtaacagtaacaatgATAATGACCATGGTAGCATTTACAgcagcaataataatatcttATTGCATTATCCATTTTGTTACACAGTAGAGGGCCTGTTTCTACATAATTATAACCTTCTCCTCTTTTGGACTCCTTCAAATGATGGTTACTGTATGATGAAATGCTCAGCTCATTCGATTGATATAAAGCAATTAAAGATTTCATTAGATCCTTACCCTCTTCTGTTTTGTTGTTATATGATTCTGAATTAGGAGCCAAGCAAATATCATTATCACATTTTCTATTGTGTaagttataattatatatatattcgcaATATGGAtgagtatattttttatcccTGGTAAAATTGAACTCTCcaaaagcattttttttatcgttgTCATGCATTACCATAGTCTCTTTCTGTTCTAACTGTGTAGATGTAATATCATCTTTTCCATTTGATTcatctattattattgtacgCTTATAAAATGTGCTCCTACTAGGTGGTTTTTTAATCATTCCATTTCTTAATCTGAAGGGATCCCCCTTATAATTCgttttattaattacatttttatcacCAGCATGTGTTCCACATTGTTCCTTGGGGGAAATCCCCCTTCCATGATCTTTGCAAACGCTAACGCATCCTCTGCTTCCCCATCTTCCGTTGATATGGGTTGTGAATTTGCTACTTATTCTACTGCCTATCGTGCTCCTCATTCTGTCGCTTCCATCGTATGAAGCCAATCCGAAATCCCCAATTTTAACTATGTTGttgttacatataaatatgttggATGGTTTTAAATCTCGATgcataatatcatttttgtGGATGTAATGTAGACCTATGACGATCATATGAAtgatttctttatttcttttaaaattcatatatgtcCTTCCACTTATATAACTCTCTAAGGTTTTCTTGCAGTATTCCAtcctaatatataaattgaacacatactttttttttccatttttaagaCCTCCTTTTTTACCACGTGTATTATTTGTTTCTACAGGGAGGGACTTCATACAGTAATTATTGCACCTACCTTTGTATATGCCATTATTTTCACTATCGTTTccactttttattttatttttattctcatttttactttcatttttattttcatttttattttcgttCTTACCGTTTCGGTGCTTTCCCCAAAGCAGCCTCCCTTTACTTTTATGCAAAATGTTTCTTATTTTCCTGTACAAGTAATTTGTAGCATTACTCCCCTCGGTTTCTTGGCTGCCTTTGTGAAAGCGACTCTTGTCGTCTAGTTGTTCGACACGCACAACAGCACTTGATTTGTTACTCCAGTTGATATTTCGATTGGAAGTTGAAATGACAGCTACATTGGCAGCTACATTGGCAGCTACGTTGGAAGCTACATTAGAAGCTACATTAGAAGCTACATTAGAAGCTACATTGGCAGCTACATTGGCAGCTACATTGGCAGCTACATTAGAAGCTACATTAGAAGCTACATTAGAAGCTACATTAGAAGCTACATTAGAAGCTACATTAGAAGCTACATTAGCTACAAGCTACATTAGAAGCTACATTAGAAGCTACATTAGAAGCTACATTAGAAGCTACATTGGCAGCTACATTAGAAGCTACATTAGAAGCTACATTGGAAGACGACTGGTCGTCATTCTTGGCTCCTCCTTCTCTGCTACATGTTTTTCCATCGACGCCAGTGAACCCGTTTCCACCTCTTCCCAATACAAGAGGCTCCCAATTTAGCATTGAATAAAATAGTCGATCGTTTAACGGATTAAAACTATTGTACAGGATGGAAGGCGGATAACCCAATGGATGaatgtaatttataattacgTTCTTGTAGAAATAACAACTTTTTAAGAAACAATGGATACACTCCGATGTATGTAAGAAggtatttctaaaaaataaatatttctttctaAGATAGATATATACCGTATTTTTTcgcttatttttatttattattattatttttttatttattacttttttttcctcacaTTCCCTAATGTAGCAGAGTTTATGTTGATCATAAATTTGCGCTTCATTGGCACATATCTGTTCAATGGGTGAACTACTACTCCTTGCAAAATTTTGaagcatgtatatatttactgtctttttccttttcattaaCAGACTATATCggtgtaaaaaataaagtttgAAATTCGTCCTATAAATACTAGTAGttattttcctattttcCTTCTTTCTTACATTTAAAGGGTTACATAGTAGCCCCTTTTTCCactctcctttttttctaatttctttttttaagttgTAAGGCTTTCTGTTTAACTTTGCCTTACATATCAGGGTCCCTAGCGTTGGCTTCGTTTTCTCACACAGAGGATAAATGGTGGACCTCCAACGCACATCCCTTCGGATGATACCTCTATTGCTTCCGCATATATCCCTGAACTGGCACGTATTAGGTATATTCAGGTGCATAACTCTGCCATTGAAGCCTTCCTCATTTCGTATTCCTCTGAACTGTTCATTTTCATAGATGCAGTTGTAACATGTATGATTAACACCAATGATAGAAGCAAAGTTAAAGCTATCTGCCCTTGTTCTGATCCCCCTTGTCACGTCATATTTATGTCTATAATCAAGTTTATTGGGGAAATCATTCTTATGAAAAAAACGTTTCTTACATTTCGTATCATCTGTGAGTTTAAATCCATGTATCCCTTCGCTTCTGACTAAACTACAAGTAATGATATCCATATTGTACCCTTTAGAAGGGGTATAACAGAAAGAGTTATATATACAtcctattttatttagaagCTTCATTTtagaaatgtatatattactttgTAGTGAGCTTGGTACTTGTTTTTCTTCCTTCATTTCTCCTTCATCTAAGAGTAATGTTCTCCTATGTAGAATATCGTCTAGTCCGTTTATCTCCTCTGTGTTGTATAACATATGTCCATAAATATGAGTAGTACGTCTACTAACCATTTCTGTATTGGTGTGAAGCAATGAAGGATGCACGAAATTTTCATCCTCCTTTAGagcttttcttcttttcgtATTTTGGACGTGTTCGCACGGGGTGGTACAACAAGGACTACTTCTACTTCTTCTGCTTCTGCTACTGCCACTACTACTACTTCTACCACTACTACAAATGCTGCACCATTTTGAGAAGCCGCTGTTCCAATACTTCTTACAGTAACAAGTTCTATTAcgactttttcttttctcctTTAAACTGAAAAATAAGGATGTGCTAATTTTCGTCCTTTGATTTCCCCCCTTAGATTTAGCTTTATAACTCATTTTCATTtgacatatttttcttattaatttttttcccttGAGTTTTGTTCTATTTGTTCTACCATAATGTTGGTGTGTCTTTACAGATAAAAGGCGCTGCTTTGTTTCACGTTCCTCACTACACCCGCCTGATGCTTCCTTAAGagtaatatttcttttagcccatttttgctttttattaacatgGTCATCCACAAAAAAAGATGCGTTGTAATGTCTCACATAATGGCCGTCTTCCGTAGCAATTCTCTGTTCACATAAGTGCTTATCATTTGGTTGTACTCCACATAAGTGCTTATCGTTTGGTTGTACTCCACATAAGTGCTTATCGTTTGGTTGTACTCCACATAAGTGCATATCATTGACGTTTTTACCTCCTCTGTTGCTGCTAACAATGCGGCTAAAACTAAAATGTCTGCTGCTTAACTCATTAGCACTTCCAACACCATGGTAGTTACCATCTGCCAAAGGTGCTTCTACTGTTaagttcttttttaaatttccatcattacataatatatcatCAAAATTGCCAAACATATTCACTTCATTTTTAACTCCTAAACAGGTTATACAACATGAATTGCTATAATGCGTTACTACATTATTGCACTGCTTACTGGTTACATAGCTGTCCAACTCGCTACTCACACTGCTACTTCCTACACTGCAGTTCTCGACACTGCTGACTAGCTGCGTATTGTTCGGTGTGAACACATATTTACTGTTGGGTTTTTTTCCGAAACGTAGCTCatctttcatatattttaacagtTTACCATATTTCAATTCATCTGAAGAGAGAACTGTTTCTATGTATTCGTTGTAGGGGTACTTGTCCTGTGTTTTACGTCCATCAATCCATTTTCCATATACTTCTTCGTTATCTATTTTCTTCTGCTCGTTGTTAAAAAGATCTACTACTTTTTGTTGACTGCTTGTATGGCAGTTATACAAACAgtcaaaataattaaatattgatttatatttcatagtGTTATCGCCCTTAGTAGATGCCTTAACAAGTAGTACATTGTCGAAAAGACGGGTATGGTGAACCCTTACACCATTCCATGAATAGGGAACAAATTGCATTTCTGTACAATTACCATAATAGATGCAATCTTTCTTCACATTGAAtgaaagtaaatatatatatctacgCTCATTTGGATTACTGTTTTTCGTTCTTACGTAACGATATATAACAATAGCCCCATTTTTCTTGCCACTCTTAATAATGTACACCCTTTTAAAACTTCTACTTTTCTGTATATCTGTTTTGCGTATTCCTGTTTTTGTCAAAggtataatatttcttattgcTATGTTTTTTCCCCTTCGTGTGCTTACTTTTTTTGCTTCAGTCGTTTTCATGGTCATCCTCATTCCATAAAACACCATCTTACTGATTGCGTTCCCCTTCATCCTCCCCTTCTGTACTCCCTCTTCCATACCATTACTGCTATTTTCGAAAACAATTTTGAAATCCTCCTTTTCGCTTGAATACTGAATGTTGTCAAagaaattttcaaattttttttttttctttttttcatttctgcACTTTTTTGCAAAAGCTGTCTTACCATTtaatgtttcattttttgcttCCTGGACACTGTAAACAATGCTCCTCTTGTATTCGTTTCTCTCGTTTTCGCTTCCCTTGCTTTTTCTTCTCTTATATTTGCTTCTCTTGTATTTGTTTCCTTCGTTTTTGATCCCCTCGATTTGGCTTCCCTCGTTTTTTCCTCTCATGTATTTGTTTCCCTCGTTTttacttcttcttttttgcgTACTTCTTTCTTTCGAGATATCTCTTTTTTTGCGAGTGCGTCTCTTTCTCTTCGCTCTGTTGTAACTGCATGCACTAGTAGATGCCTCCACTTGCTTGAGGgtaaattttacaaaagaaGAACTACTCTTTTGGTCCTTTATCCTATCACAATAAACatttctaatattattatcgCCCTGATTAGGTATATGCGCTTGAGTGTGAAAACTGCTCCTTCCAGAAGTGCTAACATTGTAATTGTTGTTTGTTACTTGTGCAGCAGTGTTTCTTATGTGTGCTTCGTTTCTAGATaggagggaaaaaaaatctCTGTACATATTATTCCACAAAGAAGAAGCATAATTCATGTAAGAGATATGAAAACAACGAGGAGGAAACATGCCCCCTAAAATTATTAGTAATATAGTatactttttcttctttttgtaGATGATAACCCTTGAAATGTGAAGAACAGGAAAATACTCAGATAACATCTTCCTTACATTACGAATAAAGTAAACACCTTCTAACCtccttatatttttcttcaaaaaaGCTCTTTTGTTATTACCCGCGTTGGTTTTAAATAACACGCTTCTTTTCACCATCTCCCCTTTCTTCTTCTTTgctaaaaaggaaaaggaaatacTTCTTCCACAGCTCCCGCTTCTACCCGCGCTTCTACTTCCGCTTCTACTTCTGCCGCTTCCACATATACATAgcacatttttctttaaatctcttctctttttaaataacccGACATGTCTTTCAAAAATCAACGGATAGTAGTCAAAGAACGAATTTGCTAATTGGTTAAATTTGGCTAAGCACTCAACATTCTTGTTGTAGAGATAAATACGCAGGTTATTACTTAAATTTCTAACAGTTGCATAATGGGTACCACCACAATCCCCTTCATCTTGATCGGCGTTGCTTATAATAGGGTTGTTCTGTAATTCAACAATCTGACTAATAATATGATCCGTAGTCTGATCAGTAGCCTTTCCATTGGTCTTTCCCATTGAGGTGTGCTCACTACGCTTCGCACTTAAATCCCCTTTCCTGTTCTCCCCTTTACAACACATAAATTTACTTTGAAGAAATTTCTTCTTAAAAGCTGATATGTTAATAGCACAACACATAGGATTACTCATAGATGTAACTGAAAAAAGAGAGGTTTTACCCATTTCTCTACCtatttcatcatttattTGTGATAACAACAAATCTGTACATATGTTATACACccttttgcatttttttattttcgttatatagtacaaaaagtatataaaagaattatcaAACATTTggataaataaattatatacatcttcttcctcttttaTTGTTCTATTGGCTCTTAAATACTTTCCCCCTGCTGATACGCTACTCATCAGATAGGTGTACAGGAAGAAGTTACTTAAATtctttatgaaaaaattgttcTTATATGATACGCCTCTGCTCCTCTCATGAGAGTCATAATTCGTCGCATGGGTGCTTACCGAATATGGGAACTCACCGCGCAAGCGTCTGCTCCTACTTCTGCTCCTACTTCTGCTCCTACTTCTGCTCCTACTTCTGCTCCTACTTCTGCTCCTACTTCTGCTCCTACTTCTGCTCCTACTTCTGCTCCTACTTCTGCTCCTACTTCTGCTCTTACTTCTGCTCCTACTTCTGCTCCTACTTCCGCTCTTACTTCTGCTCTCACATCTTATGCTACTTCTGTACTTACTTCTTCTCCCACTTCTTCTCCTACTTCTCCCACATCTGCACTTATTTCTCCCTcttctttctctttctctttctctttcCCCCAAGGAAGACGCCGTAGGAAGATTTGCAAAGGGGTAAAACACCCTTtcgttaataattttaaaaatatttgaataactgtaaatatgaatagtggaaaaaaaaaaattgtgaaaatgttgtatcattttatttccgCCATTTCCTTTACAAAAGAATGTACATAGTCCCATTAAATCTTGTGTATCtctcaaaaaataatacaagtTACATTTATATAGGCTGTTAAGATTAACCAATAGGGCATgatgtaaattatttaaatatttcttctcTACAAGAGTTAGAAGCTTCATTATTCCCCTCTTGTGATATGTAATTCGGCATAGTAGGGATCTGTATAATCTTACCATAAACATCTTATAGAACTTGATGCAGGAAATGTAGAACATAACACTGTCATTGGTGCTGCTACTACCACTGGTGTTGCTACTTCCACTATCTCCGCTTTTGACCCCTTCTCCTCCTTTACCACCTTTACCTCCTTTGCCACTACTCCCCACCGTTTTGTGCTTCTTTCCCTTCTCAGAGGGGTatatcttaaaatttttgttgaaaaggtaaaaatttttaaaaaacttcttaacacataaaagaaaaatgtttgTATAGATATGATAACTGACGATTTCccttttcatattattcagCAGACTACAATAATTGTCATACTCATAATTGCTGTCAAAGTATACCTTAGTTGCCTCCAAAAGATAGacaaacatataataataaaataagtccTTCCTTAGAAAAGAAGAATCTCTTACACATTTTCCACTGTAATAATAGTTACATCTAGACATCTTAACAGAAGTGCACAAATATATCTCTCTTTTAGTGCTATacgaaatatataaatcaagaaaaaatgcattcccgtaaatatttctttctttgCTAATTTGCAATAAATGGGATGATGAAATTATCTGATTACATACCATCCGAATTATAAAGCTCAAATGCGctttatcttcatttttttttttttttctgaactgttgaggtaaaaaaatagaaatgttTAACATATTACTACAATTAAATAAGTACCTCGTGTTATCTTGTTTGTTATTTGTAATTAATGGATAGAAAAGTTGTACAAGACGATCATTTGTTGgactttttttatcattctcTGCATGGGTCTTTTTATTTACCTTTTCTCTTCTCAATaagtaatttattaaataaaaaattatcatctTTTCGACATTCCTAAATAGGTTGTTCGGTGTACAACCTGGCTCCCCCCCTTGTGCTGGTgatacaaagaaaaaaataaaaatcacAGCGGGGTGCCAGTTATAGTAGCAACACGAACAGGAGCGGTAGTGATCACGGTAGTAGTAGCTGGTCCTGAAGTAGTTGCTGCAGTAGTAGTTGTCGCTATGGAGTACTAATCTGGTGGAATTCCTCGCAGATATGCTTCTATCCTCAGTACGAACCGCTTTCGAACCAATTTTTCCTAAATAGGTCAAACCCCTTTTTAGATAGTTCAAGCTCTTTCGAGAGATATTCTGTATTCCATCTGAAAACAACATTAAGAGTATATTTGTTTCCCTATCActaaaaattgcaaaatgGGTAACTTCCTTTTtccgctttttttttttttttttaattccatCATGGAGTAACCTACCTTCTTTAGATATATTCGATGAAGGAACAAAATAATCTGTTGTATTTCCTTTACAGtacatataattcatttctGACGAATTTACATCTATGCATGTGAAGCGCTCTTGAAGTTTGCGCCTACCATTTGAAAGAAGTCCtttctttacatttttgGACCTgcataataattttcctctttttattatctcTTCCACTATCTTATTATTTCTGTGCTTTcccttcatttttttcccattCCTTTTCgaatttgtttttccttcCCCATTTTGATCATTACTCCTTTGATGACTATACTGATAACAATTATTTCCCTTTCTAATGTTGGTATTCCCTTGGACACCTCTctttataaatttgttaCAACTACTTAAAGTcgatttttttcttctatataTGTCCTTCCGTTTGAGTTCTTTACATGCATTAGAACAAACATTCTCAGATGTAGTAAAAAATTTAgcagaaatatttttcattaggGTAACAAAttttcgattttttttttttttattatattccttatgaccattaaaaaaaatcatatttataaattgcTCCTTTGTCATCTTTCTTTCTCTCTTGTAATTGTACAGATCGTTAAAGTAGTAGTTGTTGTAACATATGTCGATCTTGTAATATGGTAATTTTCTCCTTTTCACTACGTTgtcatttataataatttttagttcATGCACAAAATAAGAATCGCTGTAGttgaattttataaatttctcGTGGTACATAAAGTCGTTCTTCCACTGAGTACTATAACTGTCCTTCCTACATCCACTGCTTCTACTAGTGGTAATTTCTTTCTCTTTACAACAATTACtgcttttattataaataccATTGCATTTGTTCAGCTCTTCTCTGAATCCCCTTTTCGTTGTTCCATTCTCACATTCATGAAAATTGCTCCTTTCACTGGGTCTTAACTTATCCTTGTAAAAATTCTTTCGATGATTTATCAAATTATGCACTTCATTAGAAGGATGAGGAATAAGGCATATTTTCATAAGTTTATTTTGTTGGTTCTTTTTACTCTCCTCAATAGAGAACGCATGAATATCACAgttacttattttttgtgtAGGACCCTGTCGTTTACTGTTTTTTCCTTCGATAGGACTGTTAATTGGAGTTCTCTTCCTATCACTACATTTTACCATATATGGCAgagataattttttcattccaTTTCTATTACCCTTTGTAACATGTGTAAATCTCTTccatttcaaaaaattaaaaaatatgcatctTATATGATCGTTGAGAGCTTCTACATACTTAACTATGTATCGAATACCtccttcaatttttttcaacGTGAAGATAATTACACTTCTagtatttatcattttacaCATTTTCAGTAGATATATCGTCATCAACCTGATGTGATACATTGCACTTTTTAAagataatttttcctttttttgtttaattagaTGATAAAAGGGGGGTTCACCTAACACTCTTTCTATGTTTACTAAAAGGgaaagcaaaaaaattttaaaaaataaatcttttgataaaacaaatttatttttctttatcataCTTGTCTTATAGTAACGATATATACATAGTGTGCGTCTATTCACAACACATTGC is a window from the Plasmodium malariae genome assembly, chromosome: 2 genome containing:
- the PmUG01_02016200 gene encoding serine/threonine protein kinase, putative, whose amino-acid sequence is MLRRQKKGTNRIYNDDFSSINKIIKDKFIFVYLIAVGGFSCVYKIRKKEKEKFYALKNIKFSANIFNYEKKILLNLREIECLQKLKNHPNIVSIHDCWLEVNEVLSKSKRKQKKKKKKKKKNIFILSGHKKKKSKKIKISKIVSGENLKNVHNENNGERTRDYYPVVKLPKKKRIKIQKEALNYEEKMESDKHNLHVLKKIYIKNGVCKFCRNVKYSPERVIKKKKKKVKNENVASCNFGLPYYYGLLLIKKRKNSLFKIYKHTSTRNNSLQLCADYLLHESYSEEKKSNHSVVIPFNGDRKLDKNVYNEKCNLNVCSYISPVLSSNPVLNHCVLNKKWDISECIYSKNNTNTPIARIDENNSTSLLFLNDFEYSRGIKVEGRFLPHTEWDKEREEIKHLESKTSNGNANNSISNTHVSKQTWYSFLIYMVRRKIKKYNKLSGCVLIQKEYAQLNYFSSIYLKTRIPPKKVLTNRRNEIICKKSSKPRGIIIFPIKRHVHVYRVIRNSIDSNNIYNFEKIKKVRRIIKASFSKYRGAYYLHGNFSKNGEVKIDNYLEEHTLPTDSGTSLLKFNSIAQGNKQIRKGGKGPVSCINYVDVLRGKKERSKGHEIFFLPKNSRKGFQFLSSVTCCTPVPYIKRAFLKKKISKNFKKFIHNLIAKFFLLFFNTNEKEILLNRFFFFFFNLRLFMILQCVVNRRTLCIYRYYKTSMIKKNKFVLSKDLFFKIFLLSLLVNIERVLGEPPFYHLIKQKKEKLSLKSAMYHIRLMTIYLLKMCKMINTRSVIIFTLKKIEGGIRYIVKYVEALNDHIRCIFFNFLKWKRFTHVTKGNRNGMKKLSLPYMVKCSDRKRTPINSPIEGKNSKRQGPTQKISNCDIHAFSIEESKKNQQNKLMKICLIPHPSNEVHNLINHRKNFYKDKLRPSERSNFHECENGTTKRGFREELNKCNGIYNKSSNCCKEKEITTSRSSGCRKDSYSTQWKNDFMYHEKFIKFNYSDSYFVHELKIIINDNVVKRRKLPYYKIDICYNNYYFNDLYNYKRERKMTKEQFINMIFFNGHKEYNKKKKNRKFVTLMKNISAKFFTTSENVCSNACKELKRKDIYRRKKSTLSSCNKFIKRGVQGNTNIRKGNNCYQYSHQRSNDQNGEGKTNSKRNGKKMKGKHRNNKIVEEIIKRGKLLCRSKNVKKGLLSNGRRKLQERFTCIDVNSSEMNYMYCKGNTTDYFVPSSNISKEGRLLHDGIKKKKKKRKKEVTHFAIFSDRETNILLMLFSDGIQNISRKSLNYLKRGLTYLGKIGSKAVRTEDRSISARNSTRLVLHSDNYYCSNYFRTSYYYRDHYRSCSCCYYNWHPAVIFIFFFVSPAQGGEPGCTPNNLFRNVEKMIIFYLINYLLRREKVNKKTHAENDKKSPTNDRLVQLFYPLITNNKQDNTRYLFNCSNMLNISIFLPQQFRKKKKNEDKAHLSFIIRMVCNQIISSSHLLQISKERNIYGNAFFLDLYISYSTKREIYLCTSVKMSRCNYYYSGKCVRDSSFLRKDLFYYYMFVYLLEATKVYFDSNYEYDNYCSLLNNMKREIVSYHIYTNIFLLCVKKFFKNFYLFNKNFKIYPSEKGKKHKTVGSSGKGGKGGKGGEGVKSGDSGSSNTSGSSSTNDSVMFYISCIKFYKMFMVRLYRSLLCRITYHKRGIMKLLTLVEKKYLNNLHHALLVNLNSLYKCNLYYFLRDTQDLMGLCTFFCKGNGGNKMIQHFHNFFFSTIHIYSYSNIFKIINERVFYPFANLPTASSLGERERERERRGRNKCRCGRSRRRSGRRSKYRSSIRCESRSKSGSRSRSRSRSKSRSRSRSRSRSRSRSRSRSRSRSRSRSRSRSRSRSRSRSRSRRLRGEFPYSVSTHATNYDSHERSRGVSYKNNFFIKNLSNFFLYTYLMSSVSAGGKYLRANRTIKEEEDVYNLFIQMFDNSFIYFLYYITKIKKCKRVYNICTDLLLSQINDEIGREMGKTSLFSVTSMSNPMCCAINISAFKKKFLQSKFMCCKGENRKGDLSAKRSEHTSMGKTNGKATDQTTDHIISQIVELQNNPIISNADQDEGDCGGTHYATVRNLSNNLRIYLYNKNVECLAKFNQLANSFFDYYPLIFERHVGLFKKRRDLKKNVLCICGSGRSRSGSRSAGRSGSCGRSISFSFLAKKKKGEMVKRSVLFKTNAGNNKRAFLKKNIRRLEGVYFIRNVRKMLSEYFPVLHISRVIIYKKKKKYTILLIILGGMFPPRCFHISYMNYASSLWNNMYRDFFSLLSRNEAHIRNTAAQVTNNNYNVSTSGRSSFHTQAHIPNQGDNNIRNVYCDRIKDQKSSSSFVKFTLKQVEASTSACSYNRAKRKRRTRKKRDISKERSTQKRRSKNEGNKYMRGKNEGSQIEGIKNEGNKYKRSKYKRRKSKGSENERNEYKRSIVYSVQEAKNETLNGKTAFAKKCRNEKKKKKKFENFFDNIQYSSEKEDFKIVFENSSNGMEEGVQKGRMKGNAISKMVFYGMRMTMKTTEAKKVSTRRGKNIAIRNIIPLTKTGIRKTDIQKSRSFKRVYIIKSGKKNGAIVIYRYVRTKNSNPNERRYIYLLSFNVKKDCIYYGNCTEMQFVPYSWNGVRVHHTRLFDNVLLVKASTKGDNTMKYKSIFNYFDCLYNCHTSSQQKVVDLFNNEQKKIDNEEVYGKWIDGRKTQDKYPYNEYIETVLSSDELKYGKLLKYMKDELRFGKKPNSKYVFTPNNTQLVSSVENCSVGSSSVSSELDSYVTSKQCNNVVTHYSNSCCITCLGVKNEVNMFGNFDDILCNDGNLKKNLTVEAPLADGNYHGVGSANELSSRHFSFSRIVSSNRGGKNVNDMHLCGVQPNDKHLCGVQPNDKHLCGVQPNDKHLCEQRIATEDGHYVRHYNASFFVDDHVNKKQKWAKRNITLKEASGGCSEERETKQRLLSVKTHQHYGRTNRTKLKGKKLIRKICQMKMSYKAKSKGGNQRTKISTSLFFSLKEKRKSRNRTCYCKKYWNSGFSKWCSICSSGRSSSSGSSRSRRSRSSPCCTTPCEHVQNTKRRKALKEDENFVHPSLLHTNTEMVSRRTTHIYGHMLYNTEEINGLDDILHRRTLLLDEGEMKEEKQVPSSLQSNIYISKMKLLNKIGCIYNSFCYTPSKGYNMDIITCSLVRSEGIHGFKLTDDTKCKKRFFHKNDFPNKLDYRHKYDVTRGIRTRADSFNFASIIGVNHTCYNCIYENEQFRGIRNEEGFNGRVMHLNIPNTCQFRDICGSNRGIIRRDVRWRSTIYPLCEKTKPTLGTLICKAKLNRKPYNLKKEIRKKGEWKKGLLCNPLNVRKKENRKITTSIYRTNFKLYFLHRYSLLMKRKKTVNIYMLQNFARSSSSPIEQICANEAQIYDQHKLCYIRECEEKKVINKKIIIINKNKRKNTVYIYLRKKYLFFRNTFLHTSECIHCFLKSCYFYKNVIINYIHPLGYPPSILYNSFNPLNDRLFYSMLNWEPLVLGRGGNGFTGVDGKTCSREGGAKNDDQSSSNVASNVASNVAANLVANVASNVASNVASNVASNVASNVASNVAANVAANVAANVASNVASNVASNVASNVAANVAANVAVISTSNRNINWSNKSSAVVRVEQLDDKSRFHKGSQETEGSNATNYLYRKIRNILHKSKGRLLWGKHRNGKNENKNENKNESKNENKNKIKSGNDSENNGIYKGRCNNYCMKSLPVETNNTRGKKGGLKNGKKKYVFNLYIRMEYCKKTLESYISGRTYMNFKRNKEIIHMIVIGLHYIHKNDIMHRDLKPSNIFICNNNIVKIGDFGLASYDGSDRMRSTIGSRISSKFTTHINGRWGSRGCVSVCKDHGRGISPKEQCGTHAGDKNVINKTNYKGDPFRLRNGMIKKPPSRSTFYKRTIIIDESNGKDDITSTQLEQKETMVMHDNDKKNAFGEFNFTRDKKYTHPYCEYIYNYNLHNRKCDNDICLAPNSESYNNKTEEGKDLMKSLIALYQSNELSISSYSNHHLKESKRGEGYNYVETGPLLCNKMDNAIRYYYCCCKCYHGHYHCYCYCYYYYYYYYYYYYYYYYYYYYYYYYYYYYYYYYYYYYYYYYYYHYYYFYHYYYYYHYYYYYQYYSLFYLLSKSKANSTNDYGTLRSTDIKPLLAHKEDNSTHPFVSIQYVNENKRRISYYKHVYYNKKKSTNKKGIMKTFFQTDKINGNNWMLSNYHYAKDANGLLGGNKRNNDNEINWKGSIERVSNNSNSISCRDICERGGGCGGCCTDKRGRTSNSFTVITRLPSNYPKKYNKKDRNYKKEKAYLKKQQLSSIFGNTSTNQQFISKYNGENKNKNCKNDKSGSKERPKKSKPKNGVAKMAQCEKFAKLENYCPCHKMADRSAKNNLKNTEGESSYHTLGIGTKMYSAPEQLGGHKYTKAVDMFSLGLIIVDLFTKTETNMERTKILCNARQRILPDMLIKKHPDVAKLCRNLLSLDYKSRFTSDELYNRIISAGNVFSSLRS